A single window of Vigna unguiculata cultivar IT97K-499-35 chromosome 1, ASM411807v1, whole genome shotgun sequence DNA harbors:
- the LOC114177299 gene encoding cysteine-rich receptor-like protein kinase 10 → MLHITGGDCSKRRMIHQWLFIIKLVYLVGCFVSGQNSSNSQQPLDYRYACLDQSSAPISTSYQTNLNNLFSSLSSHSATSNGFGNTTSGVDQDTVYGLYLCRGDVNTTLCNTCVQNSSILLMNHCLNNASAILWYPFCVVRYSNQNFFGNLTLRPRIPMFDATQNSTSAGEFDGDAQVLMSGLIQIGSEAPLKFGTHMFNINGTQRRYGWVQCSRDITSEECRTCLSNMLEDVENCCQEKKVWRIFSPSCMVMYETQPFFVNGTDSAPPPQQDSAATDGDNRRWWLIVIIVVAGIVALALLAISIFYCYLKRKKEKQTMQEEGLNSIFSQEQTDKEESMNTDLPMIPLGTILKCTNNFSDEQKLGKGGFGPVYKGILPDGRQIAVKRLSKTSVQGAEEFKNEVILIAKLQHRNLVRLLAGCIEQNEKLLVYEFMPNSSLDFHLFDTKKGVHLDWKNRLNIINGIAKGLLYLHEDSRLRVIHRDLKASNILLDHDLNPKISDFGLARTFGGDQRQANTMRVVGTYGYMAPEYAMEGLFSVKSDVFSFGVLLLEIISGKMSSKFYRSDQGQSLLIYAWNLWCESKGLELMDPSIEKSSVESEVVKCMHIGLLCVQEDAADRPTMSSVVHMLASDTMSLPCPTRPAFSVGRAATERESSSNTSTHYSVNEITVSEVIPR, encoded by the exons ATGTTACACATTACTGGTGGTGATTGCAGCAAAAGAAGAATGATCCATCAATGGTTGTTCATCATCAAACTGGTGTACCTCGTTGGTTGCTTTGTTTCTGGTCAGAACAGTAGCAACTCACAACAACCACTTGATTACAGATATGCATGTTTGGACCAATCTTCTGCTCCTATTTCCACTTCTTACCAAACCAACCTCAACAATTTGTTCTCTTCCCTCTCATCTCATTCTGCTACCAGCAATGGTTTTGGGAACACAACTTCGGGTGTTGATCAAGACACGGTTTATGGACTCTACCTTTGCCGTGGCGATGTTAACACCACCCTCTGCAACACTTGTGTCCAAAACTCCAGCATCTTGCTCATGAACCACTGCCTCAACAATGCCTCAGCTATTTTATGGTACCCCTTTTGTGTTGTGAGATACTCAAACCAGAATTTCTTCGGCAATCTCACCCTCAGGCCAAGGATTCCCATGTTTGATGCCACTCAGAATTCTACCAGTGCTGGAGAGTTTGATGGTGATGCTCAGGTTTTGATGAGTGGTTTGATACAAATAGGGTCTGAGGCACCCTTGAAGTTTGGAACACACATGTTCAACATAAATGGCACTCAGAGAAGGTACGGTTGGGTGCAGTGCAGCAGAGACATCACATCCGAGGAATGCAGAACATGTTTGAGCAACATGCTTGAGGATGTCGAAAATTGTTGTCAGGAGAAGAAGGTGTGGCGTATCTTTTCTCCAAGTTGTATGGTCATGTATGAAACTCAGCCTTTCTTTGTGAATGGTACTGATTCTGCACCACCACCTCAGCAAG ATAGTGCAGCCACAGATGGGGATAACAGAAGGTGGTGGCTTATAGTAATCATTGTCGTAGCTGGAATTGTAGCACTAGCTCTATTGGCTATCAGCATATTCTACTGCTACTTGAAGAGGAAAAAAG AGAAACAAACTATGCAAGAGGAGGGACTGAATTCAATATTTTCACAAGAACAAACAGATAAGGAGGAGAGTATGAACACTGACCTTCCCATGATTCCTCTGGGTACTATTCTAAAATGTACAAACAATTTTTCTGATGAACAAAAACTGGGGAAAGGAGGATTTGGACCTGTCTATAAG GGTATATTACCAGATGGAAGACAAATTGCTGTTAAAAGGCTCTCAAAAACATCAGTTCAAGGTGCAGAGGAATTCAAGAATGAAGTGATATTGATTGCCAAATTGCAGCATCGCAACCTTGTGAGACTGTTGGCTGGTTGCATTGAGCAAAATGAAAAGCTGCTAGTTTATGAATTCATGCCAAATTCAAGCCTTGATTTTCACCTATTTG ATACCAAGAAGGGTGTCCATCTGGATTGGAAAAATCGATTAAACATCATAAATGGGATTGCTAAAGGGCTTCTATATCTACATGAAGATTCAAGACTAAGGGTTATTCACAGAGACCTGAAAGCTAGCAACATTCTACTAGATCATGATTTGAATCCTAAAATCTCAGACTTTGGATTGGCAAGAACATTTGGAGGAGACCAGAGGCAGGCCAACACAATGAGAGTCGTTGGAACTTA TGGATACATGGCTCCAGAGTATGCTATGGAAGGTTTGTTTTCAGTGAAGTCAGATGTTTTCAGCTTTGGTGTTCTTTTGCTAGAGATCATCAGTGGAAAAATGAGCAGTAAATTCTATCGATCAGACCAAGGCCAAAGCCTTCTCATATAT GCATGGAACCTCTGGTGTGAAAGCAAAGGGTTGGAGTTGATGGATCCATCAATAGAAAAATCGAGTGTAGAGAGTGAAGTTGTGAAGTGTATGCACATTGGACTATTGTGTGTGCAAGAAGATGCAGCAGATAGACCAACAATGTCAAGTGTTGTTCATATGCTTGCAAGTGACACAATGAGTCTTCCCTGCCCCACACGCCCTGCATTTTCTGTTGGAAGAGCAGCCACTGAAAGAGagtcttcatcaaacacttctACGCATTACTCTGTCAATGAAATAACAGTCTCTGAAGTGATACCAAGGTGA
- the LOC114194118 gene encoding uncharacterized protein LOC114194118 — translation MEHYDLQRQRRDMRNKGRNVVWSVAMDKCLIETLAAQAKGGNKIDKCFNENAYTAACVAVNTRFNLSLNNQKVINRLKTIKKRYRVIKDILSQEGFWWNPSKKMIEFDNAELWKKYIAAHPDAKGFHGKQIEMYDELKIVCGNYQAPSRWAKMKNGSNVMDMKNGEDESVSFVSPSSEEVSETAGTESYTASPEFGQMPDGFQEPPVIQPVRQLPKRPRASDALQDALLTVASSIRRLADALEQSKCSFDASALLQAVMEIDGLEEDKQMYAFEYLNADPVKARAFLTYNARMRKTYLFRQFWWWR, via the exons ATGGAACACTATGATTTGCAAAGACAGAGAAGGGATATGAGAAACAAAGGAAGGAACGTTGTGTGGTCAGTTGCGATGGATAAGTGTCTGATTGAAACCCTGGCAGCTCAGGCAAAAGGTggaaacaaaattgacaaatgTTTCAATGAAAATGCCTACACGGCTGCCTGTGTAGCAGTTAACACTCGCTTCAACTTGAGTTTGAATAATCAGAAAGTTATCAACCGCTTGAAAACAATTAAGAAGAGGTATAGAGTAATAAAAGATATACTAAGTCAGGAAGGTTTCTGGTGGAACCCAAGTAAAAAGATGATCGAGTTTGACAATGCTGAGCTTTGGAAGAAATACATTGCa GCACATCCCGATGCAAAAGGATTCCATGGAAAGCAGATAGAGATGTACGATGAGCTTAAAATTGTGTGTGGGAATTATCAAGCTCCTAGTCGTTGGGctaagatgaagaatggaagcaATGTAATGGATATGAAGAATGGTGAGGATGAATCAGTCTCCTTTGTTTCTCCTAGTTCAGAAGAGGTGAGCGAGACCGCTGGAACCGAATCATACACTGCATCTCCAGAATTTGGCCAGATGCCAGATggttttcaagaacctcccgtGATCCAGCCTGTAAGACAACTTCCAAAACGACCTCGTGCCTCAGATGCTCTTCAAGATGCATTGTTGACAGTGGCATCAAGCATCCGACGTTTGGCTGATGCACTGGAGCAAAGCAAATGCTCATTTGATGCAAGTGCGTTATTACAGGCCGTGATGGAGATCGATGGGTTAGAAGAAGATAAACAGATGTATGCATTCGAATATTTAAATGCTGATCCTGTCAAAGCCAGAGCCTTCCTCACATACAATGCAAGGATGAGAAAGACATACCTGTTTAGACAGTTCTGGTGGTGGAGGTGA